From Pseudodesulfovibrio nedwellii:
CGGGGCTGGGCCACTTCTGACCGATATCCTCATACATCTGCCATTCCAACTCGATTTTGCCGGATGGCGTATTAAACTTGCCGTCATCTTCATATTTACGGAAACCAACAGCGCCCGGAGACCAAAGGCCACCGTTCTCCTGTAATTCCTTGACGGACATACCCACACCGGACAATTCGATGTCGTAATATTCTACATCATCCTTGAAGGCGAAGTACTCGGGGAACATGCGCTGACCAAGCTCGATAAAAACACGGTTGGCATGACGGGACTCGCCGATGGGCTTGACCACGGGTTGGCACAGTGCAGCGCAATGGCCAAAGTTATACCACCATGGCATGTAGAGCAATTCCCACCGCTCAAAGTTGGTCTGATCAGGCAAAACGAGGTCGGCCCATTTCATGGTTTCGGACGGCATGATTTCGGTCACGACAAGCAGTTCCAGCTTGTAGTCACCATTCTCGTCCTTCATGGTCACGGCCTTGCGCCATTCGCCTGACCCCATTTCGGACAGAGCCGGGTTGCACTCCGAGGCAAAGAAGACTTTGAGGGTGTCGTCCTTGATGGCCTGTGCCGCATACCACGTCGGTTGCAAAAAGAAGTTGTAATTATCGAATTTTTCCCTGTTGTTACCCGACCGATGGTAGCCAAGTTCCGTGACGTCTGGTGCCGAAGGAACAGGTTCAACCGGTGCCATGGGTGCGATCTCGGGCAGCGGCTGGCCGCCGGGGTTATCCAAATTGCCGGTAATGACAAGGAAAATGGTCCAGGCGTGACCCCAATCCATGGCGTTCCCGTACATGATGGATTTGAACGCGTCGATACACGCACTGGGAGCATCGGCAACCATCTTGGCAAGCTTGATGATATCCTCGACCGGGACATCACAGATTTTGCTCATGGCTTCCGGCGTCTTGTCCTTGATGTATGCCATCAGGCCGTCCATGTCGCCTTCACGAACCCACTTGTCACAGAACTTCTTATCATGCAGATCATTCAGCAACAGGTAGTTACAGACACCCAAAAACAGAGATGCATCGCCACCCGGCTTGATGGGAATCCACCAATCCGCCTTGGAAGCTTCCGTACGATAGATTGGATCGATGACAATGAGTTTGGCCCCACGCTCCTTGGCGTCGAGGATATAACCAGGAACAGCAGCATCATCCAGACAACCAAAGGGATGACGACCGGACAGGATCATCAGGCCACCCTTGGGGACCGTATGATACATCGGGGCGATGTGATGATTGGGAAAACAGCCGAACGTATGCATCATGGCCATGATTTTCCCCGAGTCACAATGGGGGAGACCCGTGGAAATGAACCCGCCGCTGGCATTCACAAAACGCCATTTGGGATCGGTCACGGAATGCGGAAACATGGAGTAGGTGAATTTGTGGGCCTCGCCACGATCACGCAGTTCGGTCAGCTTTGTTTCCATGATGTCCATGGCTTCGTCCCAAGTAATGCGCTCAAACTTTCCACTGCCGCGTTCTCCCACACGCTTCATGGGATGCTTGAGACGCTCAGACGAATACAGTGAGGTAATACCTGCCATCCCCTTGACGCAGGCCTTGCCGCGCCCACGAGGATTTCCCTTCACTTCTTTGACGACACCATTTTCTACACGCGCCAAAATGGCACATTCAGCTTTACACTGATAGCAGACAGTTGGAATCCACCCATCTTGATACATAACGTTCTCCTGTTGTTATCGCAGAAAACACATTTTCATTTACTTTTTATGACTATCTTCTTTAAAGCGGTATTTTTTTCTATACGCATTCCCGATGATCCAAATAAAAGCCCATACAGCTATAAAGACGCCCCAAATTAACGGATTGAAAGGACTGTAATCGAAGTTCATTCCACCTCCTTAAGTTCCCCGTCGGCAGCCATGAGTTCATGACGTTTGCGGTACAAATCCTTGAGTTTGAGAGGATCTGCCACCAACTGGAACACGACCGCCACGAAAAGCGTTCCACCAATGGCATTACCCATGACCGTAAAGAGTTGATTATGCGCCCAACCAAACTTGCCGAACCCCCAGTGCATCAGCACTGGAACGACGTTGTTCATACCGGAAACGGCCTCAACCCACATGTCTTGTTGGAAAAGCGGCACGGCCAAAAAACCGATGTTCGCTATACAGTGTTCATTCATTCCTGCCACAAATGCCAGAGGGCCATATGCAGTCAGGACGATCTTGCTCATGTCGTCATTAGTTTTCATGAAAAGGATAGCTGCGGATTGCAGGGTCCAAGTACAAATTATACCCATGACAAAGATTTCCATGGCGGTCTCGCCGGTCTTTGCCAAGCCAATTTCATGGGCTCGCATAAGCCAAGGCAAAGCGTGATAACCGCCGCCTTTACTCATAATCCACATGAACGTCATGGAGCCGACGAAATTACCAATATACCCCACAAAAACACCACAGACGAACTGTCGCCAAGTGATGCGATCCTGGAACACTCCAACCAACCCATAGGCCATATCTGCAGTGACAAGCGTCATGCCGCTAAACATGATGATGACCAACGAAAACATGAACACGAGTCCCATGAGCAGATTGGCCAAGCCCGGTGCCAGATTGCTCGGCACTCCGGCAGAAACAGCCAATGCCAGCATAGCGCCAAAGCAAACAAATGCCCCTCCCGCAAATGCGGATATGGAAAAGGCCAACGGCCTTTCCCGAAGCATTCCCCACTTCTTGTCGCACACGTCTGCGACTTCCATCAGATGTTTTTCAGAACTCAAAGGCATCCAATTCTCCCATTCGATAAAATGCGCCTCTGATACAAGAACGCATCCCTTCACTCTCTCCGCAATCGCTTGCATGGTTATCCTATCTTTCCACCAGCCAGCGCCGTGCACTGCGCGCAGACGTTTTTGCCGTCCACACAAATAAGAGCCATGAGCACAGGAAAAAGTTACCTGTATAAGGAGAAAATATGAAGTTTTTATAAAAAAACAAACAAAAAAGAGGTGTTGGAAAATATCTTTTTTTGAAGGGCAGGCTCGAAAAGAAAAGAATGATCTCTCTTCAACAGAATTCATCACAGACGAATTCATCGAGATCACATGAGGAAGACAGTACACCACTGGCAATGGCCAATTGCATAAACTCATGAATACGCCCCCGATCAGGACTCAAATCATCAAATGTGACAATTTTTTCTTCAAGAACTTTGGCTGCAAGATCCCGAGATACGCCAGTATATACGGCCTGGGTCGCGGCACAGTAATCAATATCCGTATGAAGTTTGTCTCTGGCCTGATATAAAATGCGGACATAATCACTCACCAGTTCAGGATAAGCATTAAAGAAGTCCTCACGAACGGCAACCACACAACAAATATGTCCCGGCGCAATCTCCTTGGAACGAATCTGCACATCAGCTCCGCCTTCACTAACGCACTTCGTACTCCACGGTTCGGCACAAAAAAAGGCGTCTATCAACTGTCGCTTCAAGGAACTGATGACGTAGGAAGGGTTGGTATCGGCAGTACTGACATTGCCCCAATTCCCCGGTTGATCCTGAGCCAACTTGCCGAGCAGGACACGATGCGTGGAATATTTGCCAGGGACGCCCACAAGTTTTCCCTGCATCTTTTCAACGGAAGTTGTCAGTGAACTCCCATCGTGATGCCCATCCATAATGTATTTAAGCGGTGTCCCGGAATTGCACAACTGCATGGCCAGAGGTGCCATGATAAATGCCGCGTTGATTGTTCCCTGACGCAAAGCATTGGCAAGCGCGGTCCAAGACAGAAAGCGCTTCATATGAATCCGGGAATTGCGTCCCATGCCTAGGCGATGGGCTACCATGCCCAGCAAATGATCCGATATGGGAAGATAACCGACCTTGATGGCGGGTTCACTGACATGCTTTTCCAACATATTAGAAAGTAATGGGCAAGCACTGTGCAACCGCTTGCGTACGGTTCCTCTTTTCAAGGAAAGGGCGTCAGCGACTTCTCCCACTGAATAGCCGGATTCGAAATACAGTTGGCAGACATCCCGCAAGGGCGCGGACAATTGAGAAATGGCATGACTTGCCGCAGAACGAAAACACTTGGATTCGTAACTCAATGAAGGGTCAAAAGACTTCGGGGCAAGAGGTTGAAATCGAGCCAGACCATCCAAAGAAATTTCTCGCCCTCGAACCCGCAACTGACGATGACACTGAGACACGACTATCGCCCTGAGCCATGCCGGAAAACGATCCACTTCCCGCAGTTGATCCAGCCGTGAATAGGCTATGAGTAAGGACTCTTGAACAACATCTTGTGCTTGATCATCGGAGCCAAGCATACGGTTGGCATGAGCAAGGATGCCGGGCATCAACCCGGTAATAAGCTCGTTCATCCCGCGAACATTCGTTGGTTCTTCAAAGCATCCCATGGTTCGGACGCGCTCCATGTTCACTTGCTCAACTATTCAGACCTATTACGTATAGCGGTATATCAAGAAAACACAATAGTCGAGAAAAAACGGGGAAGCCAAACCCTCTTTCACTTTTCATGGAAAAGAACACGACATCAAAACAACAGTTTAATATATTATTTTAAATACATAATGCCATAAATTGCATTCTCCAACCTCGCATAAAAAATAAAATATATAATATGACTAAAAGGTCTAGATGGATATCTTGAGCGTAAATAAAACTTTAAGGGAGTATCGTATGGCGTTCAAAGATCTTTCACTAAGGATAAAAATCGGGGGAAGTGTTTGTCTTATCGTTTCCCTCATCCTCGTGGTGTACACAGCGATTGTCGTCTCAAAGACGCAAACCATTTCTATCGATTCCGCCAAGGAAATCGCGGATGAGATGGCCAACCGGTATGGCAATCAAGTCAAAAACAACATTGAAAAAGCACTTGATGCCGCTATCACGACATCTGCCATATTCGGAGGCATGGTCAAGGACCGGGATATCATCGATCGCACCATCATCGACGAAGTCCAAAAACAAGTCGCTCTTTCCGATGATACTTTTTATGGCATTCAGTCCTGCTTCGAGCCAAATGCCTTGGATAACAAAGATGCCGAATTCCATGCGACAGGCGACCCCATGTGGGAACACATGGGTGGTGCTTACGGTAACTACTGGTGGAAGGAAGGCGGCACACTAAAAGTCGTTAACCTCACCTCATACGATTATCCGAATACACGCGCATGGTACAAAGGCCCTCGAGACAAAGACGGACCGTTCCTGACGGAACCGTATTACACTGAGGTTGCCAAGACGAACATGTCCACCATCAGTGTTCCCATCCGGGAAAACGGCAAGTTCATCGGTATTGTCGGCATCGACTTTGTTCTAAGTGCTTTCCAAAAAATGGTGGATGGAATTAAACCGATGGAAAGCGGTTACGCCTTCATCGCTTCAAATAAAGGCTACTGTGTAGCCCACCCGAACAGCAATATCGTGGGGAAAAATATCACCGAAGCTTTCCCGCCCGAATTAAAGACCACGATTCTCTCTTCGCTAGAAAACGGCAAGAAGTTTGAGGGCTTTATTGTATCGCCACTAGACAACATGGAATACCTTTTCGAATTACAGCCAATTCTGGTAAACGGAACAGGTTCCCCATGGTCCATTGGTATCGCCATTCCCAAAGACAAAATATATGAAGATGCCGATGCATTCCTGCAGTTAAGCGTTATCTTGACCATAGCCGCAATCCTTCTGGTTGTGGTTGTCGTTGTTCTACTCGCAAGGGCCATCACCAGTTCCCTGATCAAGGCCGTCGAATTTGCCAAGGAAATTGCCGCAGGCAATCTCATGGCGCAACTCGATATCAACCAGAAAGACGAAATTGGTGTCATGGCCTCAACGCTCGCGGAAATGGGTGCAAACCTCAGAAGCGTGGTTGGTGAAGTACGCGGTGTGACCAATAACGTCGCCTCTGGTTCAGAAGAGCTCTCTTCTACTTCCATCGCGCTGTCGCAAGGCGCAACGGAACAGGCTGCCTCCATTGAGGAAGTTTCCTCCAGCATGGAAGAAATGGCCTCCAATATCAGCCAGAATGCTGAAAACGCCGCCCAGACACAAACCCTTGCGGACGGCGCTGCCAAGCAGGCAGAAGAAGGCGGCGAAGCCGTATCCGAAGCCGTCACAGCCATGCGGGAAATCGCTGACAAGATCAGTATCATTGAAGAAATAGCCCGACAGACCAATCTACTCGCCTTGAACGCGGCCATTGAAGCAGCCCGCGCAGGCGAACACGGCAAAGGCTTTGCGGTGGTCGCAGCCGAAGTCAGAAAGCTGGCGGAACGCTCAGGTGTCGCAGCGGGTGAAATCAGCCTGCTGGCAACCGAAAGCGTAGACGTGGCTGACCGTGCAGGCGAACTGCTTGGCAAGTTGGTCCCGGACATCCAACGCACAGCTGAACTGGTCGAAGAAATCACCACTGCCAGTAATGAGCAAAATGCAGGTGCCTCCCAGATCAATACAGCGATTCAGCAACTCGACAGCGTTGTGCAGCAAAACGCCGCAGCCTCGGAAGAGATGTCTTCGACATCATCCCAGCTGTCCGCTCAGGCCACACAGCTCCAGTCCACCGTCTCCTTCTTCAAACTTGATGAAGGCGGTTACCAGCAACCCCGGCAAGTCGTAGCAACCAGGAAGCCTGCACAAGCGCTGAGCACAACACAGTCTGCTCCTCAGGCCCCAACCCAGAGCACACAAGGTGGTGTCGCATTGGAAATGAATGAGGACGAAGACTTCGAACGGTTCTAACAACAAAGAGCCGGATACCATCAACGATATCCGGCTCTCTTCCAACGGATTCAATTCTTTGGATGCCGAGACTCCCCGGCATGCAAAGAATAACGAAAAAGGCCCCTGCCAAAACAGGGGCCTTTTAATTTCATAGATAAACCCGATTATGCTTTCTTTTCCCATTCCTCTACTTCAAAGCCCTCGGGAACTTCTTCCCAACCGGAGAACATGGCTGCAATATGCGCGGTGACAGAATGTCCGGTGGTCGTCATGTAAACGTGAACAATGAGGAAGATAAGGATAGAAAACCCGCCAATCAGATGCAACAAACCTATCACTTCAAGTGAGAGGAATGACAACCCCCAATTGGCCCAATCGTTGTATCCCCAGTACAGGAAACCAGTCACCATCTGGAATGGCAACAGCATGGCCGTCAATGCCAGATAGGTCAGTCGTTGCATGGGATTATGCTTTGCGCTCTTGGACTTGTGCACAGGGTGCTCTTCTCCCTTGAAGATGCCTGATCCATAATACATGGCCACCTCGAAAAGCTTCTTGGTGGTCGGAATGTATTGTTTGTATTCGTGGGTTACGAACATCCAAAAGGCAAAGAAGAAAAACATGCCGAGCCACAGCAGCCCCAAGGTGTTGTGCAGATCAACCGCCCCCATAAAACCAAACAGCTCAAACGTGCCATGCACTTCAAAACCAGTGGCCAGAAGCAGGATAATCATGATGGCCTGAAACCAGTGCCAGAAACGCTCAAACTTGGAATACAGGTATATTTTTTTCATTGATTGTTGACTCATGGACTAATCCTCCTTCCTTCTGAGACCGGAGACAAAGCGCATAATACCATGAATGATAACAGCCAATAATGCGGCTCCTGCGCCAAACCACCCTGCGGAATCCACAAGCTGATACTTGTCCCGACCCGGCATATAGAATCCCGTCAGGTCCTTGAGTCGCCCTTCAGGATTATGGCACTGGGCGCACTTCAACGCGTTCTCACGGGGTGCAACCATATGCGTAGTCGGGAAAGCGTATGTCGTCTCCACAAACCCAAATTCTCCACTGTACGTCTGTCCGGCATACTTCATACCCACTTCAAT
This genomic window contains:
- a CDS encoding methyl-accepting chemotaxis protein, which encodes MAFKDLSLRIKIGGSVCLIVSLILVVYTAIVVSKTQTISIDSAKEIADEMANRYGNQVKNNIEKALDAAITTSAIFGGMVKDRDIIDRTIIDEVQKQVALSDDTFYGIQSCFEPNALDNKDAEFHATGDPMWEHMGGAYGNYWWKEGGTLKVVNLTSYDYPNTRAWYKGPRDKDGPFLTEPYYTEVAKTNMSTISVPIRENGKFIGIVGIDFVLSAFQKMVDGIKPMESGYAFIASNKGYCVAHPNSNIVGKNITEAFPPELKTTILSSLENGKKFEGFIVSPLDNMEYLFELQPILVNGTGSPWSIGIAIPKDKIYEDADAFLQLSVILTIAAILLVVVVVVLLARAITSSLIKAVEFAKEIAAGNLMAQLDINQKDEIGVMASTLAEMGANLRSVVGEVRGVTNNVASGSEELSSTSIALSQGATEQAASIEEVSSSMEEMASNISQNAENAAQTQTLADGAAKQAEEGGEAVSEAVTAMREIADKISIIEEIARQTNLLALNAAIEAARAGEHGKGFAVVAAEVRKLAERSGVAAGEISLLATESVDVADRAGELLGKLVPDIQRTAELVEEITTASNEQNAGASQINTAIQQLDSVVQQNAAASEEMSSTSSQLSAQATQLQSTVSFFKLDEGGYQQPRQVVATRKPAQALSTTQSAPQAPTQSTQGGVALEMNEDEDFERF
- a CDS encoding formate/nitrite transporter family protein is translated as MPLSSEKHLMEVADVCDKKWGMLRERPLAFSISAFAGGAFVCFGAMLALAVSAGVPSNLAPGLANLLMGLVFMFSLVIIMFSGMTLVTADMAYGLVGVFQDRITWRQFVCGVFVGYIGNFVGSMTFMWIMSKGGGYHALPWLMRAHEIGLAKTGETAMEIFVMGIICTWTLQSAAILFMKTNDDMSKIVLTAYGPLAFVAGMNEHCIANIGFLAVPLFQQDMWVEAVSGMNNVVPVLMHWGFGKFGWAHNQLFTVMGNAIGGTLFVAVVFQLVADPLKLKDLYRKRHELMAADGELKEVE
- a CDS encoding cytochrome b/b6 domain-containing protein, whose protein sequence is MSQQSMKKIYLYSKFERFWHWFQAIMIILLLATGFEVHGTFELFGFMGAVDLHNTLGLLWLGMFFFFAFWMFVTHEYKQYIPTTKKLFEVAMYYGSGIFKGEEHPVHKSKSAKHNPMQRLTYLALTAMLLPFQMVTGFLYWGYNDWANWGLSFLSLEVIGLLHLIGGFSILIFLIVHVYMTTTGHSVTAHIAAMFSGWEEVPEGFEVEEWEKKA
- a CDS encoding molybdopterin-containing oxidoreductase family protein, with protein sequence MYQDGWIPTVCYQCKAECAILARVENGVVKEVKGNPRGRGKACVKGMAGITSLYSSERLKHPMKRVGERGSGKFERITWDEAMDIMETKLTELRDRGEAHKFTYSMFPHSVTDPKWRFVNASGGFISTGLPHCDSGKIMAMMHTFGCFPNHHIAPMYHTVPKGGLMILSGRHPFGCLDDAAVPGYILDAKERGAKLIVIDPIYRTEASKADWWIPIKPGGDASLFLGVCNYLLLNDLHDKKFCDKWVREGDMDGLMAYIKDKTPEAMSKICDVPVEDIIKLAKMVADAPSACIDAFKSIMYGNAMDWGHAWTIFLVITGNLDNPGGQPLPEIAPMAPVEPVPSAPDVTELGYHRSGNNREKFDNYNFFLQPTWYAAQAIKDDTLKVFFASECNPALSEMGSGEWRKAVTMKDENGDYKLELLVVTEIMPSETMKWADLVLPDQTNFERWELLYMPWWYNFGHCAALCQPVVKPIGESRHANRVFIELGQRMFPEYFAFKDDVEYYDIELSGVGMSVKELQENGGLWSPGAVGFRKYEDDGKFNTPSGKIELEWQMYEDIGQKWPSPELPLEYRRGEDEFPFILVNFRTIFLNNTGAWSQNNAQLRDPVSGLDANPCLLNPLDAKKLGIVDGDTVTMASGTGSVEVPVMLTEKIVPGCAGIIHGFGQTMGKVASRGKWISDNELIADAGSTLDEQDMRGGEAHVSTRVKIYK
- a CDS encoding sigma-70 family RNA polymerase sigma factor, with protein sequence MERVRTMGCFEEPTNVRGMNELITGLMPGILAHANRMLGSDDQAQDVVQESLLIAYSRLDQLREVDRFPAWLRAIVVSQCHRQLRVRGREISLDGLARFQPLAPKSFDPSLSYESKCFRSAASHAISQLSAPLRDVCQLYFESGYSVGEVADALSLKRGTVRKRLHSACPLLSNMLEKHVSEPAIKVGYLPISDHLLGMVAHRLGMGRNSRIHMKRFLSWTALANALRQGTINAAFIMAPLAMQLCNSGTPLKYIMDGHHDGSSLTTSVEKMQGKLVGVPGKYSTHRVLLGKLAQDQPGNWGNVSTADTNPSYVISSLKRQLIDAFFCAEPWSTKCVSEGGADVQIRSKEIAPGHICCVVAVREDFFNAYPELVSDYVRILYQARDKLHTDIDYCAATQAVYTGVSRDLAAKVLEEKIVTFDDLSPDRGRIHEFMQLAIASGVLSSSCDLDEFVCDEFC